One Desulfosoma sp. genomic window carries:
- a CDS encoding glycosyltransferase → MEKGIATLIAQGRRLFKHRIVCLQDSGESELLLPQGIPVLSLHKPPGNSLGFILNLARCLKSLQPDVVHTRNWGGLDGVVAARLAGIRTVVHGEHGWSYEDPYGVKTRRVFLRRLFSRWVREYTCVSRQIKEWLQNKVKVHRPINQIYNGVDTQKYKPSENVKDQRRRLNLPIDQYIIGTVGRLDPIKNHATLLNAFLKIRYEIPGSILLVVGEGSERIRLEKAAPDGVVFLGNRLDVPELLRCLDVFVLPSLNEGISNTILEAMATGLAVVATNVGGNPELVQDGVNGTLFLPRDVDGLARILVRYWREPQLRRAHGEAGRRRAVESFGVYKMVHSYEEVYLRVVGLNTG, encoded by the coding sequence ATGGAAAAGGGAATCGCTACGCTTATTGCACAGGGGAGACGCTTGTTTAAGCACCGAATTGTTTGCCTACAAGATTCAGGTGAAAGTGAACTTCTACTTCCGCAGGGAATCCCCGTCCTATCCCTGCACAAGCCGCCAGGAAATTCACTCGGATTTATCCTCAATCTCGCACGTTGCCTGAAAAGCTTGCAGCCGGATGTGGTTCACACCCGCAATTGGGGCGGGCTCGATGGTGTTGTCGCCGCGAGACTTGCGGGCATTCGCACAGTCGTTCACGGCGAACACGGATGGAGCTATGAAGATCCCTACGGTGTGAAAACCAGGCGGGTGTTTCTTCGCCGACTGTTTTCTCGTTGGGTACGCGAATACACCTGCGTTTCAAGGCAAATCAAGGAGTGGCTTCAAAATAAGGTAAAGGTTCATAGGCCTATCAATCAGATTTATAATGGAGTAGATACCCAAAAGTATAAGCCATCAGAGAATGTGAAAGATCAGCGTCGACGGCTCAACTTACCTATAGATCAATATATAATAGGAACTGTCGGGCGGTTGGACCCTATCAAAAATCATGCAACCCTTTTAAATGCTTTTTTGAAGATTCGATATGAGATTCCTGGCTCGATCTTGTTGGTTGTGGGTGAAGGGAGTGAGAGAATTCGACTAGAGAAAGCGGCCCCGGATGGAGTAGTCTTTCTTGGAAATAGACTGGATGTGCCGGAACTACTCCGGTGCTTAGATGTGTTCGTCCTTCCTTCATTGAACGAGGGTATTTCCAACACGATTCTCGAGGCTATGGCTACGGGCCTTGCTGTAGTTGCCACGAACGTCGGGGGGAATCCAGAGTTGGTTCAAGACGGTGTGAACGGAACTCTTTTTCTTCCAAGAGATGTGGACGGTCTTGCGAGGATCCTTGTGCGGTACTGGCGCGAGCCCCAGTTGAGAAGGGCTCACGGGGAAGCCGGCAGGCGGAGAGCAGTTGAGTCTTTTGGCGTTTATAAGATGGTGCATTCCTATGAAGAGGTTTATCTGAGAGTCGTTGGACTGAATACCGGGTGA
- the murA gene encoding UDP-N-acetylglucosamine 1-carboxyvinyltransferase encodes MDKLVIEGGVPLEGEISISGAKNAALPLMAASLLAPGRHVFTNVPRLRDIRTMERLLQHMGAQTDHQETLILDTSNITRPEAPYELVKTMRASVLVLGPLAARYGRARVSLPGGCAIGARPIDLHLRGLQAMGAQVELEGGYVHVRCDRLRGTDFTFDQVTVTGTENLMMAACLADGETVLENAAREPEVVDLADYLTAMGARISGVGTAVVRIQGVESLQAGSHKVIPDRIETGTYLVAAGITGGRLRVKHCRPDHVDAVVRKLRDAGMTITADGESLLAEAPKGPIQSVNATTWPYPGFPTDMQAQFMALMTLGHAVSVIKEQIFENRFMHVSELRRLGADIVLDGRSAVVRGVRFLSGAPVMATDLRASASLVLAGLAARGRTDVSRIYHLERGYENLDGKLQAVGARIWREKE; translated from the coding sequence ATGGACAAACTGGTCATTGAAGGTGGTGTGCCGCTTGAAGGGGAAATTTCCATCAGCGGGGCTAAAAACGCGGCCTTGCCGCTCATGGCCGCATCTCTTTTGGCTCCGGGCCGCCATGTCTTTACCAATGTGCCTCGACTTCGAGACATTCGCACCATGGAACGTCTTCTGCAACACATGGGGGCTCAGACCGACCATCAGGAAACATTGATCCTTGACACGTCAAACATCACGCGCCCGGAAGCCCCCTACGAACTGGTGAAGACCATGCGGGCTTCGGTGCTGGTGTTGGGGCCTCTGGCCGCCCGTTACGGGCGGGCTCGAGTGTCCTTGCCCGGGGGCTGTGCCATTGGAGCTCGACCTATCGACCTGCATCTGCGAGGTCTGCAGGCCATGGGGGCTCAAGTGGAACTGGAAGGCGGCTATGTTCATGTACGGTGTGATCGACTTCGAGGCACCGACTTCACCTTTGACCAGGTAACAGTCACCGGCACGGAAAACCTCATGATGGCCGCCTGCCTCGCCGACGGTGAAACCGTTTTGGAAAATGCGGCTCGAGAACCGGAAGTGGTGGATCTGGCGGATTACCTGACGGCCATGGGAGCTCGCATCAGTGGGGTGGGCACAGCCGTCGTGCGCATTCAAGGAGTGGAATCCTTGCAGGCAGGTTCCCATAAAGTCATTCCGGATCGCATTGAAACAGGCACCTACTTGGTGGCTGCAGGCATTACGGGAGGTCGTTTGCGCGTGAAACACTGCCGCCCGGATCATGTGGATGCTGTGGTTCGTAAGCTTCGAGATGCCGGAATGACTATCACCGCCGATGGGGAATCCCTCCTGGCCGAAGCCCCTAAAGGCCCCATTCAAAGCGTCAACGCCACCACATGGCCGTATCCCGGTTTTCCCACGGACATGCAAGCCCAATTTATGGCCCTGATGACTTTGGGCCATGCGGTGAGTGTTATCAAGGAACAGATCTTTGAGAATCGGTTTATGCACGTGAGTGAACTAAGAAGATTGGGAGCTGATATCGTGCTGGACGGCCGAAGTGCCGTAGTGCGGGGCGTCCGCTTTTTGTCCGGAGCTCCGGTGATGGCCACCGATCTTCGAGCTTCGGCATCCCTGGTTCTGGCGGGATTAGCTGCACGAGGCCGAACCGATGTGAGCCGCATCTACCATCTGGAACGAGGCTATGAAAATCTTGACGGCAAGCTGCAGGCCGTTGGAGCCCGCATCTGGAGGGAAAAAGAGTAG
- a CDS encoding sigma-54 dependent transcriptional regulator, with translation MTEPQIIGISPSIEKIRQLVRRVADVNLTVLITGESGVGKELVARALHYHSRRREQPFLKVNCAALPGELMESELFGYEKGAFTGADRLKKGKFEAAGEGTIFLDEIGEIPLPMQSKLLQVLQDMKFPRIGGNQEIHTRARVITATNINLETEVQRGRFREDLYFRINTISIPVPPLRERKEDLEPLIHFFTKVFKKEHGLEPYPVSDRLMKLFRAYHWPGNVRELENYLKRLYVLRNEAEIENEIQRSLEEPIPGDTKGNGPRPPEDAIVLKATQEIRAIIERGQSFPSLKEIRDRAVERVERAILEYVLREVNWNRREAAKILKISYRTLLYKLKEMDLRP, from the coding sequence GTGACGGAACCGCAGATCATCGGAATCAGCCCGTCCATCGAAAAAATACGGCAGCTGGTACGTCGGGTGGCGGACGTCAACCTGACGGTGCTCATCACCGGGGAAAGCGGCGTCGGTAAAGAACTGGTCGCCCGCGCGCTGCATTATCATTCGCGCAGGCGCGAACAGCCTTTTCTCAAAGTCAACTGTGCGGCTTTGCCCGGCGAACTGATGGAATCGGAACTTTTCGGCTACGAAAAGGGGGCTTTTACGGGGGCGGATCGCCTCAAGAAAGGCAAGTTTGAGGCGGCGGGGGAAGGAACGATTTTTTTGGATGAAATCGGGGAAATCCCTTTACCCATGCAGTCGAAACTCCTGCAGGTGCTTCAGGACATGAAATTTCCCCGTATCGGGGGAAACCAGGAAATCCACACCAGAGCCAGGGTCATCACGGCGACGAACATCAATCTGGAAACGGAGGTTCAGCGGGGCCGTTTTCGAGAAGATCTTTATTTTCGTATCAACACCATCAGCATTCCGGTGCCGCCTTTAAGAGAACGCAAGGAAGACCTGGAACCACTGATCCACTTCTTTACGAAGGTTTTCAAAAAGGAACACGGCCTTGAACCCTACCCCGTTTCCGACCGTCTCATGAAACTTTTTCGAGCCTATCACTGGCCGGGAAACGTCAGGGAGCTGGAAAACTATCTCAAAAGGCTTTACGTGCTGCGCAATGAGGCTGAAATCGAAAACGAGATTCAGCGATCCTTGGAAGAGCCTATCCCTGGAGACACCAAGGGTAACGGCCCGCGTCCTCCGGAAGACGCCATCGTCCTTAAGGCCACCCAAGAGATTCGGGCCATCATCGAAAGAGGCCAAAGTTTTCCTTCCTTGAAGGAAATTCGGGATCGAGCCGTCGAACGGGTGGAAAGGGCCATTTTGGAATACGTCCTTCGAGAAGTGAACTGGAACCGACGCGAAGCCGCCAAAATCCTCAAAATCAGCTACCGAACCCTCCTTTACAAACTCAAGGAAATGGACCTTCGCCCCTAA
- a CDS encoding TIGR03790 family protein: MKVLIALSVWITMCTQALWALESREVLVIANRNASESVGLARYYMNRRGIPEENLVLLWVTDQETCSRDDYDRRIAAPVRRAVQEHRQRGGSVRCLLTVRGIPLRVAPPGFSDEEKTRKASLEKELKSLKETLAHVDKDSPEAARIRKEMESRQESIRKLSKENQSAAVDSELTLVLEPEYPLEGWIPNPMFVGFRDRSKIGFPKTVFMVARLDGPSADIVKRLVDDAMAAEERGLSGTAYFDARWPRPQAEKMQKLDGGYGFYDASIHLAAEVVHKRGRLRVVVDDRQELFQPGQAPQAALYCGWYSLGRYVPAFSWVRGAVGYHIASSECSTLRAGSSQVWCKRMLEEGVAAVVGPVEEPYVQAFPVPHLFFHFLTDGRYSLAEAVFLSLPNVSWRMILVGDPLYRPFGTSDG; the protein is encoded by the coding sequence ATGAAAGTCCTTATTGCGTTAAGCGTTTGGATAACAATGTGTACGCAGGCGCTTTGGGCGCTGGAATCGCGCGAGGTCCTGGTGATCGCTAATCGCAATGCGTCGGAAAGCGTGGGGCTTGCTCGCTATTACATGAACAGACGGGGGATTCCCGAGGAAAACCTGGTTTTGCTTTGGGTAACGGATCAGGAAACCTGTTCCCGAGATGATTATGATCGACGCATCGCCGCACCTGTTCGGCGCGCGGTGCAGGAGCATCGGCAACGGGGTGGAAGTGTGCGCTGTCTCCTGACCGTCCGTGGAATTCCCCTTCGTGTGGCACCCCCGGGATTTAGCGACGAGGAGAAGACCCGCAAGGCAAGCCTTGAAAAGGAACTGAAGAGTCTCAAAGAGACCTTGGCCCACGTGGATAAGGATTCCCCTGAGGCTGCTCGCATTCGAAAAGAAATGGAGTCGCGACAGGAATCGATCAGGAAGCTTTCCAAGGAAAACCAAAGCGCCGCGGTGGATTCGGAATTAACCCTCGTTTTGGAACCCGAGTATCCCCTGGAAGGCTGGATTCCCAACCCCATGTTTGTGGGTTTTCGAGACCGTTCAAAGATCGGTTTTCCCAAGACGGTTTTTATGGTTGCCCGTTTGGATGGGCCCAGTGCCGACATTGTGAAACGGCTGGTAGATGATGCCATGGCTGCCGAAGAAAGGGGCCTTTCAGGAACGGCTTATTTCGATGCCCGTTGGCCAAGACCGCAAGCTGAAAAAATGCAAAAGCTGGACGGAGGCTATGGGTTTTACGACGCGTCCATTCATTTGGCGGCGGAAGTCGTCCATAAGCGTGGGCGACTTCGCGTCGTGGTGGATGATCGTCAAGAACTTTTTCAGCCGGGGCAAGCCCCGCAAGCGGCGCTCTATTGCGGCTGGTACAGCCTGGGGCGTTATGTGCCGGCTTTTTCCTGGGTACGGGGCGCCGTGGGTTACCACATAGCCAGCAGTGAATGCTCGACGCTTCGAGCCGGATCCAGCCAGGTGTGGTGTAAGCGCATGCTGGAAGAAGGGGTGGCCGCGGTCGTGGGACCTGTGGAAGAACCCTATGTGCAGGCTTTTCCCGTTCCACACCTTTTCTTTCACTTTCTGACGGATGGGCGCTACAGCCTGGCGGAAGCCGTTTTTCTTTCGCTTCCCAACGTGTCGTGGCGCATGATCCTTGTCGGGGACCCTCTTTACCGACCCTTCGGCACATCGGATGGATGA
- a CDS encoding alpha-amylase family protein: MNIFSSRCEEKTEKPVKRGQMLVAIALWSMLGVLYTKTEVGFAADPSCFELSSPVPHIVQHPDWRRFKILVWPFQTDVLDDFPLYQELGLGGFQIDRGAKEERKVQLSLERQFPYYVGHVAGKGFLYLTGKNRAEVIGKKELSVRPHSLADPKTIQAMREVMRENIEVTRHGFVLAYALDDEISLGSFSSPCDVDLHPLSLAWFREWLKTKYPNIEALNNQWGTNYAKFDDVLPRSFEQVRAQVAQTPIWAWNLSAWMDFRQFMDVQFACVLRDLVGYANVLDPKTPTGFVGGQAPSPWGGYDYALLSRAVQWMEAYDIHGADELLRSWWNEPRKLRMHTFFSTGNLKLDSWFLWRTLVHGNQAVVAWPKGWFHVEDSQIAPYVRQLKDLFMEIQGPVSEPFVSPNSRFEPDPIGIYYSHPSVQVGWAMDAETHGKSWPLRKGSIDNENQTLGVLRKVWCKTLEDLGYQYDFVSYMDVLDGRINLSERFKVIVLPRVMSLSEKEAKELRQFVERGGVLIADALCGVLDEHGKGRFRGLLDDLFGITRDWNLGVLNGKGVTEIDGERYKEPFLKRLGNYAGALRYEGIVVYERGIHHLKEQKAIVVHDPVDPLRKASVFVSSPYGQGKAFYLNLTPVEYWAPERRFGTFGRTWRALVRGILQEAGLEPRVSVYENGSSVHMIESLFWKKGSRIYLALVKNPTAEPDKPRFKVYDQAEGVTGNPVTVRMKFANKVHLLDLRSNRDLGLDSCFDIQFKPWEASVFEITREVIE; encoded by the coding sequence GTGAACATTTTTTCTTCACGATGTGAAGAAAAGACAGAGAAACCTGTCAAAAGGGGACAGATGTTGGTCGCTATAGCCCTCTGGAGCATGCTGGGGGTACTTTATACAAAGACTGAGGTCGGATTCGCAGCAGACCCGTCATGCTTTGAATTATCGTCCCCGGTACCACACATTGTTCAGCACCCCGACTGGAGAAGATTTAAGATTCTGGTCTGGCCGTTCCAAACAGACGTACTGGATGACTTCCCTCTTTATCAAGAGCTAGGATTGGGCGGCTTTCAAATAGACCGCGGTGCCAAAGAGGAAAGAAAAGTCCAGCTCTCATTGGAACGGCAATTTCCTTACTACGTCGGTCACGTTGCCGGAAAAGGTTTCCTCTACCTCACTGGGAAAAATCGTGCGGAGGTCATCGGGAAAAAAGAACTCAGCGTGCGCCCGCACAGCCTTGCGGACCCGAAAACAATCCAGGCGATGCGGGAAGTGATGAGAGAGAACATCGAGGTTACGCGACATGGATTTGTCCTTGCCTATGCCTTGGACGACGAGATTTCTCTGGGTAGCTTCTCAAGCCCTTGCGATGTCGATCTTCATCCTCTTTCGCTCGCATGGTTTCGAGAGTGGCTCAAGACCAAGTACCCGAACATCGAAGCGCTAAACAATCAATGGGGGACCAACTATGCGAAATTTGACGATGTTCTTCCACGGAGCTTCGAACAGGTGCGCGCACAAGTGGCCCAGACGCCCATTTGGGCATGGAATTTGTCCGCATGGATGGATTTCCGGCAATTCATGGATGTTCAGTTCGCTTGCGTTTTGCGGGACTTAGTTGGCTACGCAAATGTTCTTGATCCCAAAACACCCACTGGTTTTGTTGGCGGGCAGGCTCCGAGCCCTTGGGGCGGGTACGACTATGCGTTGCTGAGCCGGGCGGTACAGTGGATGGAGGCTTACGACATCCACGGTGCCGACGAGTTGCTTCGATCATGGTGGAACGAACCTCGAAAGCTGAGAATGCATACCTTTTTTAGCACGGGAAATCTCAAATTGGACTCTTGGTTTTTATGGCGAACGCTTGTGCATGGAAATCAGGCGGTTGTGGCATGGCCGAAGGGATGGTTTCATGTTGAAGACAGTCAGATAGCCCCCTATGTCCGCCAGCTAAAAGATCTTTTCATGGAAATTCAGGGGCCCGTTAGCGAACCTTTCGTCTCGCCCAACTCCAGGTTTGAACCCGACCCCATCGGTATCTATTATTCACATCCAAGTGTCCAGGTCGGTTGGGCTATGGATGCCGAAACCCATGGGAAATCTTGGCCCCTTCGTAAAGGTTCCATAGACAATGAAAACCAAACTTTGGGCGTTCTCAGAAAAGTTTGGTGCAAAACTCTTGAGGACCTAGGTTACCAATATGATTTCGTCAGCTACATGGACGTGTTAGACGGCCGGATCAACTTATCCGAACGCTTCAAAGTGATCGTGCTTCCTCGTGTCATGAGTTTGTCGGAAAAAGAAGCGAAGGAGTTGCGGCAGTTCGTCGAGAGAGGAGGGGTTTTGATCGCTGATGCTCTTTGCGGAGTGCTGGACGAGCATGGGAAAGGGCGCTTCAGAGGACTTTTAGACGATCTTTTTGGTATCACCCGTGATTGGAATTTGGGGGTTTTAAACGGCAAGGGGGTGACAGAAATCGATGGGGAAAGATACAAAGAACCCTTTTTAAAAAGGCTCGGTAATTACGCTGGAGCTTTGCGTTACGAGGGAATAGTGGTCTACGAGAGGGGAATACATCATCTAAAAGAGCAGAAGGCGATCGTGGTGCACGACCCTGTCGATCCCCTACGAAAAGCTTCGGTGTTTGTTTCATCTCCGTATGGGCAAGGCAAGGCCTTTTACTTGAATCTTACTCCAGTGGAGTACTGGGCTCCTGAAAGACGTTTTGGAACCTTTGGGCGCACGTGGCGCGCACTTGTACGGGGAATTTTGCAAGAGGCCGGATTGGAACCTCGTGTTTCGGTATACGAAAACGGCTCATCGGTCCATATGATCGAAAGTCTTTTTTGGAAGAAAGGAAGTCGTATCTATTTAGCGCTCGTCAAAAATCCCACCGCTGAACCTGATAAGCCAAGGTTCAAAGTGTATGATCAGGCAGAAGGCGTGACCGGCAATCCCGTTACGGTTAGAATGAAGTTTGCGAACAAGGTGCACCTCCTTGATCTCCGTTCAAATCGGGACTTAGGTCTGGACTCTTGCTTTGATATCCAATTCAAACCGTGGGAGGCCTCCGTCTTTGAGATAACCCGTGAGGTTATTGAATAA
- a CDS encoding response regulator, protein MAKILVIEDDDGLRELLGAFLQEVGHDVVLASDGLEGMECMDREPFDLIIVDVMLPYVSGIGLVKLSKERSPEVPVVCITGYGNSPEKLAQQEHADRVLSKPFDLKDLAAAVETLLERG, encoded by the coding sequence ATGGCGAAAATCTTGGTGATTGAAGACGACGACGGGTTGAGGGAACTGCTCGGCGCGTTCCTGCAGGAAGTGGGGCATGACGTGGTGCTCGCTTCCGACGGCCTGGAAGGTATGGAATGCATGGACCGGGAACCCTTTGACCTGATCATCGTCGACGTGATGCTTCCTTATGTGAGCGGGATCGGCCTGGTCAAGCTGAGTAAAGAACGTTCTCCGGAAGTGCCTGTGGTATGCATCACCGGCTACGGAAATTCCCCGGAAAAACTGGCTCAACAGGAGCATGCCGATCGGGTGCTTTCCAAACCTTTTGACTTGAAAGATTTGGCTGCAGCCGTGGAAACCCTGCTGGAACGTGGCTGA
- a CDS encoding DNA internalization-related competence protein ComEC/Rec2 — MSSLKILGSRPLVPLAVSLAVGIACARMQNLHALKAPLAASALLTALGLVLALGAKSTTRFHRPLAAVCLCLAAASLGSFLWVRAEKKAVPPPSLSAFLDGTERRYRVLLQPFPEVYPEKTVFPVILLGVSEETASTRSPATFSDHDSQRSASERLDSYRPLFPGTPSIGVQVSTRTLVSSWKAGDVVDMPLVLRPLTNFENPGRYDYVAEQARRGIFARASTKSDILWVRALDSEAASSVATALWGRVDALRNHLRSLLARNLSGPEGAVAQALFLGYRGAVPRSLQDPFQKAGVLHLLAISGLHVGLAAWAAFRLMQFCLRLVWPRVLLSIPDVPLAWWAGCVSAAGYALLAGFAVPTQRALIMLATAAVALALYRRPDPLSLLSLAAVLILWADPNHLFRPSFQLSFAAVAGLGLLYPSWHDRAQKIPALLPKKVKPVVRLFLDAFLVSLAATLAVAPLTAYHFYGISLAGLAANTIIVPFLALAVLPPGLAALGIAALLPSSASLAFVPIGWALKALLWLIDTFAALPYAFARVGPIPLSAVITGYAVLILWAFSIPFLKKLFGATALAAAWILFAFVGPWALKAPQAHPFQVTVLDVGQGSATLVRCPPNAAMLVDGGGFYDDSFDLGRFVVAPALWSLGIRKLDVVVLSHDHPDHRNGLRYVLENFPVGRYVETGLSAQGLTGSILTASAARRRIPVTHTLMQDDRDLDGIMDLGSLGSCRLRALHPSRSFVQKVWNAKDLNEVSLVLAVICDEAAVLLPGDIGSRAEQLLVDRWNFAPYQWLLVAPHHGSATSTTEGLLNALAPQAVFISCGFLNPFGFPSSSVMQRLQEKGLPVLRTDLHGALHAIWNGSRWILTSTLARRPLLHQPHRSP, encoded by the coding sequence ATGTCTTCACTCAAGATCTTGGGATCTCGGCCTCTGGTTCCGCTGGCTGTTTCCTTGGCCGTCGGGATCGCCTGCGCCCGCATGCAAAACCTCCATGCTTTGAAGGCGCCTCTTGCCGCATCGGCTCTCTTGACGGCTCTTGGACTGGTGCTCGCTTTAGGCGCCAAGAGCACCACACGGTTTCATCGTCCCTTGGCCGCCGTGTGCCTATGCCTGGCGGCGGCAAGTCTTGGATCTTTCCTGTGGGTTCGAGCCGAAAAAAAAGCCGTTCCACCCCCGTCCTTGTCGGCGTTTCTGGATGGAACAGAACGGCGCTATCGCGTCCTCTTGCAACCTTTTCCTGAAGTTTATCCAGAAAAGACCGTGTTCCCCGTAATTCTTTTAGGCGTATCGGAAGAGACAGCTTCAACCCGCTCGCCAGCCACATTCTCTGATCATGACAGTCAGCGCTCAGCCTCGGAGCGCCTGGATTCGTACCGACCTCTTTTCCCGGGCACGCCTTCTATCGGGGTTCAAGTGTCCACACGCACATTGGTAAGTTCCTGGAAGGCAGGCGATGTGGTGGATATGCCTCTTGTGCTTCGCCCTTTGACCAATTTCGAAAACCCCGGCCGATACGACTACGTGGCGGAACAGGCACGTCGCGGCATTTTCGCCCGGGCTTCCACAAAAAGTGACATTCTCTGGGTGCGTGCCTTAGACAGCGAAGCCGCTTCCAGCGTGGCAACCGCCCTTTGGGGTCGGGTGGATGCACTGCGAAACCATCTTCGTAGCCTTCTGGCAAGGAACCTTTCCGGGCCTGAAGGGGCCGTGGCTCAGGCCCTTTTTCTCGGCTACCGTGGTGCTGTGCCTCGCTCTCTTCAGGATCCCTTTCAAAAAGCGGGCGTCTTGCATCTATTGGCTATTTCAGGCTTGCATGTAGGGCTGGCGGCCTGGGCCGCCTTTCGTCTGATGCAATTTTGTCTAAGGCTCGTTTGGCCCCGAGTGCTTCTGAGCATCCCCGATGTGCCTCTCGCCTGGTGGGCCGGGTGCGTCTCTGCCGCTGGTTATGCTCTTCTGGCCGGCTTTGCCGTGCCCACACAAAGAGCCCTTATCATGCTGGCGACTGCGGCCGTGGCTTTGGCGCTGTATCGCAGGCCGGATCCTTTGTCGCTTCTAAGTCTCGCCGCTGTGCTGATTCTTTGGGCCGATCCCAACCATCTCTTTCGCCCTTCTTTTCAACTGTCTTTTGCCGCCGTTGCAGGCTTGGGGCTTCTGTATCCTTCCTGGCATGATCGAGCTCAAAAGATTCCGGCCTTGCTGCCAAAAAAAGTGAAACCCGTGGTACGCCTTTTTCTGGACGCCTTTTTGGTATCTTTAGCAGCCACTCTCGCCGTGGCACCGCTTACGGCTTACCATTTTTACGGTATCTCTTTAGCCGGGCTTGCCGCCAACACCATCATCGTTCCTTTTTTGGCTCTGGCCGTGCTGCCTCCGGGCTTGGCCGCCCTCGGCATTGCGGCGCTTCTACCGTCGTCGGCGTCCCTAGCCTTCGTGCCCATCGGCTGGGCTCTGAAGGCTCTCCTCTGGCTCATCGACACCTTTGCCGCCCTACCTTACGCCTTTGCCCGCGTGGGTCCCATCCCTCTTTCCGCTGTGATCACCGGCTATGCCGTGCTGATCCTTTGGGCTTTTTCCATCCCTTTTTTAAAAAAACTTTTCGGTGCCACGGCCCTGGCTGCAGCCTGGATTTTGTTTGCCTTTGTTGGTCCTTGGGCTTTGAAGGCACCTCAAGCACACCCGTTTCAAGTCACGGTCTTGGACGTGGGGCAAGGTTCGGCCACCCTGGTTCGATGCCCGCCCAACGCCGCCATGCTGGTGGATGGAGGCGGCTTTTATGACGATTCCTTTGACCTGGGCCGCTTTGTGGTGGCACCGGCTCTGTGGTCTCTAGGGATTCGAAAGCTGGATGTGGTCGTATTGAGCCACGATCACCCAGATCATCGAAACGGGCTGCGCTATGTTCTGGAAAATTTTCCCGTGGGTCGATATGTGGAAACGGGTCTCAGTGCTCAGGGACTTACGGGATCCATCCTCACCGCTTCAGCCGCCCGACGCCGCATCCCCGTCACGCACACCCTCATGCAGGACGATAGGGACCTTGACGGCATCATGGATCTGGGAAGCTTGGGATCCTGCCGATTAAGGGCTCTGCATCCATCCAGATCGTTCGTTCAGAAAGTCTGGAATGCCAAAGACCTAAACGAAGTGTCCCTGGTGCTGGCCGTCATCTGTGACGAAGCGGCCGTACTTCTTCCCGGAGACATTGGATCCAGAGCGGAACAATTACTGGTGGATCGCTGGAACTTCGCACCATACCAGTGGCTTTTGGTCGCTCCTCATCACGGCAGCGCCACATCCACCACGGAAGGGCTTCTAAACGCGCTGGCACCGCAAGCTGTGTTCATTTCCTGTGGGTTTTTGAATCCCTTCGGCTTTCCTTCGTCGTCGGTGATGCAGCGGCTACAGGAAAAAGGGCTTCCAGTGCTACGAACAGACCTGCACGGCGCCCTGCACGCCATCTGGAATGGATCCCGCTGGATCCTCACTTCGACCCTTGCCCGAAGGCCCTTGCTGCACCAACCCCACCGCTCCCCCTGA